A part of Escherichia marmotae genomic DNA contains:
- a CDS encoding C40 family peptidase → MTQTESEILAHARRCAPAESCGFVVSTPEGERYFPCVNISGEPEAYFRMSPEDWLQAEMQGEIVALVHSHPGGLPWLSEADRRLQVQSDLPWWLVCRGAIHKFRCVPHLSGRRFEHGVTDCYTLFRDAYHLAGIEMPDFHREDDWWRNGQNLYLDNLEATGLYQVPLSAAQPGDVLLCCFGSSVPNHAAIYCGDSELLHHIPEQLSKRERYTDKWQRRTHSLWRHRAWHASAFTGIYNDLAAASTFE, encoded by the coding sequence GAGATTCTGGCGCACGCCCGGCGATGTGCGCCAGCGGAGTCGTGCGGCTTCGTGGTAAGCACGCCGGAGGGGGAAAGATATTTCCCCTGCGTGAATATCTCCGGTGAGCCGGAGGCGTATTTCCGTATGTCGCCGGAAGACTGGCTGCAGGCAGAAATGCAGGGTGAGATTGTGGCGCTGGTCCACAGCCACCCCGGTGGTCTGCCCTGGCTGAGTGAGGCCGACCGGCGGCTGCAGGTGCAGAGTGATTTGCCGTGGTGGCTGGTCTGCCGGGGGGCGATTCACAAGTTCCGCTGTGTGCCACATCTTTCCGGGCGGCGCTTTGAGCACGGGGTGACGGACTGTTACACGCTGTTCCGGGATGCTTACCATCTGGCGGGGATTGAGATGCCGGATTTTCATCGCGAGGATGACTGGTGGCGTAACGGTCAGAATCTCTATCTGGATAATCTGGAGGCCACAGGGCTGTATCAGGTGCCGTTGTCAGCGGCGCAGCCGGGCGATGTGCTGCTGTGCTGTTTTGGTTCATCGGTGCCGAATCATGCCGCCATTTACTGTGGTGACAGCGAGCTGCTGCACCATATTCCTGAACAACTGAGCAAACGAGAGAGGTACACCGACAAATGGCAGCGACGCACACACTCCCTCTGGCGTCACCGGGCATGGCACGCATCTGCCTTTACGGGGATTTACAACGATTTGGCCGCCGCATCGACCTTCGAGTGA
- a CDS encoding tail assembly protein, whose product MAATHTLPLASPGMARICLYGDLQRFGRRIDLRVKTGSEAIRALAMQNPAFRQKLSDGWYQVRIAGRDAGETELSARLNEPLANGAVIHIVPRLAGAKSGGVFQVVLGAALIAVAWWNPVGWLGAAAVSGMYAAGASMILGGVAQMLAPKARTPTAASTDNGKQNTYFSSLDNMVAQGNVLPVLYGEMRVGSRVVSQEISTADEGDGGQVVVIGR is encoded by the coding sequence ATGGCAGCGACGCACACACTCCCTCTGGCGTCACCGGGCATGGCACGCATCTGCCTTTACGGGGATTTACAACGATTTGGCCGCCGCATCGACCTTCGAGTGAAAACGGGGTCCGAAGCCATCCGGGCGCTGGCCATGCAGAACCCGGCGTTTCGTCAGAAACTGAGCGACGGCTGGTACCAGGTACGCATTGCCGGGCGTGATGCAGGTGAAACCGAATTGTCTGCCCGTCTTAATGAGCCGCTGGCAAATGGTGCCGTGATCCACATCGTGCCGCGTCTGGCGGGAGCTAAAAGTGGCGGTGTGTTTCAGGTGGTGCTGGGGGCGGCGCTGATTGCGGTGGCATGGTGGAACCCTGTGGGCTGGCTGGGTGCCGCGGCTGTATCGGGCATGTATGCGGCAGGGGCCAGTATGATCCTGGGCGGAGTGGCGCAGATGCTGGCACCGAAAGCCAGGACGCCCACGGCAGCAAGTACAGATAACGGCAAACAGAACACCTATTTCTCGTCACTGGATAACATGGTTGCCCAGGGCAATGTTCTGCCCGTTCTGTACGGTGAAATGCGCGTGGGGTCGCGGGTGGTCTCTCAGGAGATCAGCACGGCAGACGAAGGGGATGGTGGTCAGGTTGTGGTGATTGGTCGCTGA